A single Thermoanaerobacterium sp. RBIITD DNA region contains:
- the thrB gene encoding homoserine kinase has translation MDKSVHVRVPASTANLGPGFDCLGIALNLYNDIYMELSGDGLIIDVIGEGVFNIERNEENLIYKAAKKVFDRLNINVDGLRITTVNRIPMGSGLGSSASAIIGGMVAANILCGKPLRQDEILDMASMMEGHADNVAPALNGGFNVATFDGKKAYYIKKDLKDDLKFIAFYPNRELKTSKARGILPPMIEYKNGVFNVGRASLLTAAFFTENYDMLKFASQDMLHQVYRKEFIPEMYYVIEAALKGGAYAAFLSGAGPTMMAIVNDEKVEDVMESVKSVYDERNLPFQVYNLKCDNVGACIV, from the coding sequence ATGGATAAATCTGTCCATGTGAGGGTACCGGCATCAACGGCAAATCTTGGTCCGGGCTTTGATTGCCTTGGTATCGCACTAAATCTGTACAATGATATATACATGGAGTTATCTGGTGATGGACTGATTATTGATGTTATAGGGGAAGGCGTTTTTAATATAGAGCGGAATGAAGAGAATCTAATTTATAAAGCGGCAAAGAAGGTTTTTGACAGATTGAATATAAATGTTGACGGATTGAGGATTACAACAGTCAATAGAATTCCTATGGGAAGCGGCCTCGGCAGCAGTGCTTCTGCAATAATTGGGGGGATGGTGGCAGCAAATATTTTATGCGGTAAACCCTTAAGACAAGATGAAATACTGGATATGGCGTCAATGATGGAAGGCCATGCGGATAATGTCGCACCTGCATTAAATGGTGGCTTTAATGTAGCGACATTTGACGGCAAAAAAGCCTATTACATTAAAAAAGATTTAAAAGATGATCTAAAATTTATTGCATTTTATCCAAATAGGGAATTGAAGACGTCAAAAGCCAGGGGTATACTTCCACCGATGATAGAATACAAAAATGGCGTATTTAATGTAGGAAGAGCTTCGTTATTGACTGCAGCATTTTTTACAGAAAATTATGATATGCTGAAATTTGCTTCACAGGATATGCTCCATCAGGTGTACCGCAAAGAATTTATACCTGAGATGTACTATGTAATAGAAGCAGCATTAAAAGGCGGTGCATACGCCGCATTTTTGAGTGGGGCAGGACCGACGATGATGGCGATTGTAAATGATGAAAAAGTCGAAGATGTCATGGAATCGGTTAAAAGTGTTTATGATGAAAGAAATTTGCCATTTCAAGTATATAATTTAAAATGTGATAATGTTGGTGCATGCATAGTGTAG
- a CDS encoding ACT domain-containing protein has translation MGEDSKLYIIREEILSDALKKTLKVKELIETGEAKTVNDAVKKVGMSRSAFYKYRDYIFPYSKFSKGKIITLSLLLEHMPGILSSILDIIASLRGNVITINQSMPSLGVASVSISVDTQYMEVNIESLIKKIEAEHGVRKIEILGE, from the coding sequence TTGGGAGAAGATAGCAAGCTTTATATAATAAGGGAGGAGATACTTTCTGATGCACTTAAAAAAACACTTAAAGTAAAGGAACTTATCGAAACAGGTGAAGCAAAAACTGTCAATGATGCGGTAAAAAAAGTCGGCATGTCGAGAAGTGCTTTCTATAAGTACAGGGACTATATATTTCCATATTCTAAATTCAGCAAAGGAAAGATTATCACACTGTCCCTCTTATTAGAGCACATGCCAGGGATACTTTCATCGATCCTAGATATCATTGCATCGCTAAGAGGAAATGTAATAACTATAAACCAAAGTATGCCATCACTTGGTGTTGCCAGTGTGTCTATTTCCGTTGATACTCAATATATGGAGGTTAATATTGAGTCACTTATAAAGAAAATAGAAGCAGAACATGGGGTTAGAAAGATAGAGATATTAGGAGAATAA
- a CDS encoding ABC transporter ATP-binding protein, with product MSDVKKPLSNRRPGVRGHGPMGHGPMVGGEKAKNFKGTMKKLIDYLSAYRFSIIIVFIFAALSAVFTIVGPKILSKAVTKLFEGVMNKVAGTGEIDFNYIGRIIMILIGLYVLSALFGYIQGWIMTNVTMKVTYRFRKDIMEKINRMPLKYFDGTNHGEILSRITNDVDTISQTLNQSLTQIITSVTMIVGALGMMLSISITMTLVTFLIIPLSMGLIMFIVKYSQKYFKEQQDYLGHVNGHVEEMYGGHTVMKAFNYEEKSIEKFDKYNNKLYDVAWMSQFLTGLMMPIMNTVSNLGYVAVTVLGGWLTIKGTIQVGDIQAFIQYVRLFTQPLAQVANISNILQQTAACAERVFEFLEEEEESPEVESPVKLENVEGYVEFEHVHFGYNPDKTIINDFSASIKPGQKVAIVGPTGAGKTTIVKLLMRFYDVNKGRILIDGHDIREFTRRDLRSLFGMVLQDTWLYNDTIMNNIRYGKLDATDKEVIWAAKAAHVDHFVHMLPGGYNMILNEEASNVSQGQKQLITIARAILADPKILILDEATSSVDTRTEVLIQKAMDNLMKNRTSFIIAHRLSTIRDADLILVMDHGDIVEQGTHKDLLAKGGFYASLYNSQFEDNEMAS from the coding sequence ATGAGCGATGTGAAAAAGCCACTCAGCAATAGGCGTCCTGGTGTGAGAGGCCATGGACCTATGGGACATGGACCGATGGTTGGCGGCGAAAAAGCCAAAAACTTCAAAGGTACTATGAAAAAACTTATAGATTATTTAAGTGCATATAGATTTTCTATAATAATAGTATTCATATTTGCAGCCTTGAGTGCAGTATTTACAATAGTAGGACCGAAGATATTGAGCAAAGCTGTGACAAAATTATTTGAAGGTGTCATGAATAAAGTAGCAGGTACTGGTGAAATTGATTTTAACTATATCGGAAGAATTATCATGATCCTAATAGGATTGTATGTGCTAAGTGCATTATTTGGATATATTCAAGGATGGATTATGACGAATGTTACCATGAAAGTGACGTATCGCTTTAGAAAGGACATTATGGAGAAAATCAACCGTATGCCACTAAAATATTTTGATGGAACAAATCACGGTGAGATATTGTCGCGTATTACAAATGATGTTGATACGATAAGCCAGACATTAAACCAGAGCTTAACGCAGATTATTACGTCTGTCACGATGATCGTTGGCGCCTTAGGAATGATGCTGAGTATAAGTATTACTATGACATTAGTGACATTCTTAATAATACCTCTTTCAATGGGTTTAATTATGTTTATTGTGAAATATTCGCAAAAGTATTTTAAGGAACAGCAGGATTATTTAGGACATGTAAACGGCCATGTTGAGGAGATGTACGGTGGACATACCGTAATGAAAGCTTTTAATTATGAAGAAAAAAGTATTGAAAAATTTGATAAATATAACAACAAATTGTATGATGTTGCGTGGATGTCACAATTTTTAACGGGATTAATGATGCCTATAATGAATACAGTCAGCAATTTAGGCTATGTCGCAGTTACAGTATTAGGTGGATGGCTTACAATTAAGGGGACAATACAAGTCGGTGATATTCAGGCATTTATCCAGTACGTACGCCTATTTACACAACCATTAGCACAGGTTGCAAATATTTCTAATATACTCCAGCAGACGGCAGCATGTGCAGAGCGTGTATTTGAATTCTTAGAAGAGGAAGAAGAATCGCCAGAGGTTGAAAGCCCAGTAAAACTTGAAAATGTAGAAGGTTATGTGGAATTTGAGCATGTACACTTCGGGTATAACCCAGATAAGACAATAATAAATGATTTTTCAGCATCTATAAAACCAGGCCAGAAAGTAGCTATAGTCGGACCAACCGGTGCGGGAAAGACAACAATTGTTAAACTTTTGATGCGCTTTTATGATGTGAACAAAGGCAGGATATTGATAGATGGACATGATATAAGAGAATTCACGAGAAGAGATTTAAGGTCTTTGTTTGGAATGGTTCTTCAGGATACATGGTTATACAATGATACGATTATGAATAATATAAGGTACGGAAAACTTGACGCGACAGATAAGGAAGTAATATGGGCTGCAAAAGCGGCTCATGTAGACCATTTTGTCCATATGCTTCCAGGTGGTTATAATATGATTTTGAATGAGGAGGCATCAAACGTATCGCAAGGTCAAAAACAGCTTATAACAATAGCGAGGGCGATACTGGCAGATCCAAAGATATTAATTCTTGATGAAGCGACGAGCTCTGTCGATACACGTACAGAAGTGCTTATACAAAAAGCTATGGATAATCTCATGAAAAACCGCACAAGTTTCATTATTGCACACCGCCTCTCAACAATAAGGGATGCAGATTTGATACTTGTCATGGACCATGGTGACATTGTTGAACAAGGTACACATAAAGATCTCCTTGCAAAAGGCGGTTTCTATGCGAGCCTCTATAATAGCCAGTTTGAAGACAATGAAATGGCAAGCTAA
- a CDS encoding MBL fold metallo-hydrolase: MKFCSLRSGSSGNATYIGYKDVNILVDAGLSGRTIEKCLENINVNPSDLTAILITHEHNDHIKGAGILSRRYNIPIYANEATWSAMENLLGEIDYNNKCYFKTGEVFNIGDVRIRPFKKSHDAAEPVGFSFFCGRNKATIATDLGYMSKGVAANIMDSDIVLLESNHDLDMLINGSYPWPLKKRILSDHGHLSNKAAGEALKKLIEMKSIGIVYLGHLSQNNNRPEIAYGTVTEMLKENGINYEVNMALRYTESDVIEI; this comes from the coding sequence ATGAAGTTTTGTTCATTGAGGTCTGGAAGCAGTGGCAATGCTACATATATTGGTTATAAAGATGTAAATATTCTAGTAGATGCTGGTTTAAGCGGCAGGACAATAGAAAAATGCCTTGAAAATATCAACGTGAATCCATCAGATCTAACAGCGATACTTATTACACATGAGCACAATGACCATATAAAGGGTGCAGGTATCTTATCGAGAAGGTACAACATTCCCATATATGCAAATGAAGCTACATGGTCCGCCATGGAAAATCTATTAGGTGAGATCGATTATAATAATAAATGTTATTTTAAAACAGGAGAAGTATTTAACATAGGTGATGTAAGAATAAGACCCTTTAAGAAATCCCATGATGCGGCAGAACCCGTAGGTTTTTCCTTTTTTTGCGGGAGAAATAAAGCAACAATTGCTACAGATTTAGGTTATATGAGCAAAGGCGTCGCAGCAAATATAATGGATTCTGACATTGTCCTTCTCGAGTCGAACCATGATTTGGACATGCTTATAAACGGATCGTATCCGTGGCCATTGAAGAAGAGGATACTATCTGATCATGGTCATTTGTCAAACAAAGCGGCAGGGGAGGCACTTAAAAAACTCATAGAGATGAAATCAATAGGTATAGTTTATCTCGGACATTTAAGCCAGAACAACAATAGACCTGAGATAGCATATGGAACAGTTACAGAAATGCTTAAAGAAAATGGAATTAATTATGAAGTAAATATGGCATTAAGATATACTGAAAGTGATGTTATTGAAATATAA
- a CDS encoding DUF4829 domain-containing protein — MKKFLLILVIITTILSSACAKGPFDAYKDDTKFLLKYGFSPEKKAQYFDVSIPSDWHISPNDMPIGLYWSEVNFLSKDIGYNIEKYKGKDVKAVIYRLNEKLSGKGENSKHSYPTNAVILRDGENIVGAWLEFNASTPLSLKKNYIEDLTEKPWIEWVNANGFLKDLSSPDADKLTPQELIYAFFNGINKGDTKAIYSTLSINMLHNMLYINRKNNTLYNTSFDPYSIEMNTKSAVVNKIEENTNWVPGKNMDVFESKEFLVNVDMKFKNEVGFKDGKNALFIIVAKVTKDSPWKIYGIGTGP, encoded by the coding sequence TTGAAAAAGTTTTTATTGATTTTAGTGATAATAACCACCATTTTATCATCTGCTTGTGCTAAAGGCCCATTTGATGCATATAAGGATGATACAAAATTTCTTTTGAAATATGGCTTTAGTCCAGAAAAAAAAGCACAATATTTTGACGTGAGCATTCCGTCAGACTGGCATATTTCACCAAATGACATGCCTATTGGATTATACTGGAGTGAAGTCAATTTTCTTTCAAAGGATATAGGATATAATATAGAAAAATATAAAGGAAAAGATGTCAAAGCAGTTATATACAGGTTAAATGAAAAGCTTTCTGGAAAGGGCGAAAACAGTAAACATTCATACCCTACAAATGCTGTTATTTTAAGAGACGGTGAAAACATTGTCGGGGCATGGCTTGAATTCAATGCATCAACACCACTTTCGCTGAAAAAGAATTATATTGAGGACCTGACAGAAAAGCCTTGGATAGAATGGGTAAATGCCAACGGCTTTTTGAAGGATTTGTCATCACCTGATGCTGATAAACTAACGCCACAAGAACTTATATATGCATTCTTTAATGGGATTAATAAAGGTGATACTAAAGCGATATATTCTACATTGTCGATTAATATGCTTCACAATATGCTCTATATTAATAGAAAAAATAACACGCTTTACAACACTTCTTTTGACCCTTATAGCATAGAAATGAACACAAAATCTGCAGTTGTCAATAAAATCGAGGAGAATACAAATTGGGTTCCCGGTAAAAATATGGATGTATTTGAAAGCAAGGAATTTTTAGTGAATGTTGATATGAAGTTTAAAAATGAAGTAGGTTTTAAAGATGGGAAAAACGCTCTTTTCATAATAGTTGCAAAAGTGACAAAAGACTCACCATGGAAAATATACGGCATTGGTACAGGGCCATAA
- a CDS encoding glycerate kinase gives MKILLAPDSFKGSLSSKDVCNALKEGIKRAIDAEILEVPIADGGEGTVEAMVVSAGGRIIGVDVTGPLGERVRAYYGILNDGTAVIEMAASSGLYLVPEDKRNPLFTTTYGVGEVIKAALDNGCRNFIIGVGGSSTNDGGAGMAQALGVKLLSKDGNNIQYGGGNLDKLVSIDLTNIDKRIYESKFTVASDVDNPLCGERGASYVYGPQKGATPEMVDLLDKNLRHYADIVEKAIGKDMSEYPGAGAAGGLGFGLMAFLNANLRPGIEIVMEVAKMEEKIKSSDIVITGEGNTDYQTAFGKAPAGIAKLAKKYQKPVIILSGGLGRNYKDLYKIGVTSLFSIVDRPMTLKDAMINTEELIKNRIEDIMRTLIVFVQS, from the coding sequence ATGAAGATATTATTAGCGCCCGATTCCTTTAAAGGGAGTTTATCATCAAAAGATGTATGTAATGCTTTAAAGGAAGGGATAAAAAGGGCTATTGATGCAGAAATATTAGAAGTTCCTATAGCTGATGGCGGCGAAGGCACTGTAGAGGCGATGGTTGTCTCTGCCGGCGGCAGGATCATTGGCGTAGATGTAACAGGGCCACTTGGAGAAAGAGTTAGGGCATATTACGGGATTCTAAATGATGGAACAGCTGTCATTGAAATGGCTGCATCATCAGGTCTTTACCTTGTACCAGAGGATAAAAGGAATCCTCTTTTTACAACTACATATGGTGTTGGTGAGGTGATAAAAGCCGCCCTTGACAATGGATGCCGCAATTTCATAATAGGTGTGGGAGGAAGCTCAACAAATGATGGTGGTGCCGGAATGGCACAGGCACTTGGTGTTAAACTTCTCAGCAAAGATGGAAATAACATACAATATGGCGGAGGAAATCTTGACAAATTAGTTAGCATAGATTTAACCAACATTGATAAAAGAATTTATGAAAGCAAATTCACAGTCGCATCTGATGTGGATAATCCATTGTGCGGTGAAAGAGGTGCATCTTATGTGTATGGACCGCAAAAAGGTGCAACACCTGAAATGGTAGATCTGCTTGATAAGAATTTAAGGCACTATGCAGATATTGTGGAAAAAGCGATTGGCAAGGATATGTCAGAATACCCCGGTGCAGGTGCCGCAGGTGGACTTGGCTTCGGACTCATGGCATTTCTCAATGCAAACCTAAGGCCTGGCATAGAGATAGTAATGGAAGTTGCAAAAATGGAGGAGAAAATAAAATCATCAGATATTGTAATTACCGGCGAGGGTAATACAGATTACCAAACAGCCTTTGGAAAAGCACCGGCAGGTATAGCGAAACTTGCAAAGAAATATCAAAAACCTGTAATAATATTGTCAGGCGGGTTGGGACGCAACTATAAAGACCTCTATAAAATAGGCGTTACATCCTTATTCAGTATAGTCGATAGACCCATGACACTAAAAGATGCAATGATAAATACAGAAGAACTAATAAAAAATAGGATAGAGGATATAATGCGAACTTTAATAGTGTTTGTACAGAGTTGA
- a CDS encoding S41 family peptidase, whose product MKRYISFFLAFIITISLLFAAPVTTYAGTDSTIDQDLSDIGSIMQFIKDNYVGNVTNDEMRDAAIKGILSSLDKYSTYFTKDEMSAFNQSTSGVFSGIGMVVEQRDSNIVVVSTVDGSPAQKAGIKSGYIVVSVDGKDVKGMNINIVTNLIKGDKGTKVKISFFVDGQVKEYELTRDIIKINPVSYKIINGIGYIDISEFNENTTENVKKALDYIDQYNVKKIVLDLRDNPGGFLSEAINVANFFVPAGLVLTVDVKGNDDQKYYSFLKTQKYKLAVLINGGTASAAEILAGAIQDTKAGILVGEKSYGKGTVQTVIPFKDGSGMKLTIAKYLLPSGRCIDGTGLKPDVEVKDNRALLPDLIYTKDLKKGDAGSDVKLLQAYLNLLGYYKGEPNGYFGNDTYDALMSFQQKAGINASGVFDKNTKDAVSYFYNLTLKNDDQLNKALELLK is encoded by the coding sequence ATGAAGAGATATATATCCTTTTTCCTTGCATTTATAATTACCATAAGCTTATTATTTGCAGCACCAGTCACTACATATGCAGGAACTGACAGCACAATAGATCAAGATTTAAGCGACATAGGCTCAATTATGCAGTTTATAAAGGATAATTATGTAGGCAATGTGACAAATGATGAAATGAGAGACGCAGCAATTAAAGGCATATTATCATCACTTGATAAATACAGTACATATTTTACAAAAGATGAGATGAGCGCATTTAATCAGTCAACATCAGGAGTATTCAGCGGAATAGGTATGGTTGTTGAACAAAGAGACAGCAATATCGTAGTTGTATCTACTGTAGATGGTTCGCCGGCACAGAAAGCTGGCATTAAAAGCGGTTATATCGTTGTATCTGTCGATGGCAAAGATGTTAAGGGCATGAATATAAATATTGTTACAAATCTCATAAAGGGTGATAAAGGTACAAAGGTCAAAATAAGCTTTTTTGTCGACGGACAGGTCAAAGAATATGAATTAACAAGGGATATAATTAAGATAAACCCTGTGTCATATAAGATAATAAATGGCATAGGATACATAGATATAAGTGAATTCAATGAAAACACAACAGAAAATGTGAAAAAAGCCCTCGATTATATAGATCAATATAACGTAAAAAAGATTGTTCTTGATTTAAGAGATAATCCTGGCGGATTCCTATCAGAGGCTATTAATGTGGCAAACTTTTTTGTACCAGCAGGATTGGTCCTAACAGTCGATGTTAAGGGTAATGACGATCAAAAATATTATTCATTCCTAAAAACACAAAAATATAAACTCGCTGTTTTGATAAATGGCGGTACAGCATCAGCAGCAGAAATATTGGCAGGAGCCATACAGGATACAAAGGCAGGTATATTGGTCGGTGAAAAATCATATGGCAAAGGAACTGTTCAGACGGTTATACCTTTTAAAGACGGTAGTGGAATGAAACTCACCATTGCAAAATATTTGCTGCCATCCGGAAGATGTATTGATGGTACAGGACTAAAACCAGATGTAGAAGTGAAAGATAATAGAGCCTTGCTTCCTGACTTAATATATACAAAGGATTTGAAGAAAGGCGATGCGGGAAGCGATGTAAAACTCCTTCAGGCATATCTGAATCTTTTAGGCTATTATAAAGGTGAACCAAATGGATACTTTGGAAACGACACATATGACGCATTGATGAGTTTTCAGCAAAAAGCCGGAATAAATGCATCAGGTGTATTTGACAAAAACACGAAAGATGCGGTTTCATATTTCTATAACTTGACACTAAAAAACGATGACCAGCTAAATAAAGCATTGGAGTTATTAAAATAA
- the thrC gene encoding threonine synthase, whose amino-acid sequence MEWDGIIKSYREYLPKIDDENIITLKEGNTPLIEATNLERKLPGLKIYLKYEGLNPTGSFKDRGMTVAVSMAKQEGSHAVVCASTGNTSASAAAYAAKAGLKCVVLIPGGKIALGKLAQAIAYGAEVIAINGNFDDALRLVREISKKHPITVVNSINPYRLEGQKSSSFEICDLLKEAPDYLALPVGNAGNITAYWMGFKEYHRIGKIDKLPKMIGFQAAGAAPIVENRIFEHPETIATAIRIGNPASWQKAVAARDESGGLIDKVTDEEILNAYSLLAKSEGIFAEPASCAPIAGIIKKYNEGLFKEGDTVVCILTGNGLKDPDTAIKLGGGNVKTVDADLKALEGVIYG is encoded by the coding sequence ATGGAGTGGGACGGTATCATAAAATCTTATAGGGAATATTTGCCAAAAATAGACGATGAAAATATTATAACATTAAAAGAAGGAAATACACCCTTAATAGAAGCAACTAACCTTGAGAGGAAGTTACCCGGTTTAAAGATATATTTAAAATATGAAGGATTAAACCCAACAGGCTCATTTAAAGACAGAGGTATGACTGTCGCAGTATCGATGGCAAAGCAGGAAGGATCACATGCCGTTGTTTGTGCATCGACAGGAAACACATCTGCATCTGCGGCAGCATATGCAGCAAAAGCGGGACTAAAATGCGTCGTCCTTATACCTGGTGGAAAGATTGCCTTAGGCAAATTAGCACAGGCAATAGCATATGGTGCAGAGGTAATCGCCATAAATGGCAATTTCGACGATGCACTGAGGCTGGTTAGAGAAATATCCAAGAAACATCCTATAACAGTCGTTAATTCAATAAATCCATATAGGCTCGAAGGACAAAAATCTTCTTCATTCGAGATATGCGATTTATTAAAAGAGGCACCAGATTATCTCGCGCTTCCTGTTGGAAATGCTGGCAATATTACGGCATATTGGATGGGATTTAAGGAATACCATAGAATAGGAAAGATTGATAAGCTTCCGAAGATGATAGGATTTCAGGCAGCGGGTGCCGCCCCTATCGTTGAAAATAGGATATTTGAACATCCTGAGACAATAGCAACGGCTATAAGGATAGGAAATCCAGCAAGCTGGCAAAAAGCAGTTGCTGCAAGAGATGAATCAGGCGGTCTTATTGACAAAGTTACTGATGAAGAAATATTGAATGCATATTCTCTTCTTGCAAAAAGTGAAGGCATTTTTGCAGAGCCTGCATCCTGTGCACCGATTGCAGGTATAATCAAAAAATACAATGAAGGGCTTTTTAAAGAAGGTGACACAGTTGTATGCATCCTTACAGGAAATGGCTTAAAAGATCCAGATACAGCTATAAAGCTTGGCGGAGGCAATGTTAAGACTGTTGATGCTGACTTAAAAGCATTAGAGGGTGTAATATATGGATAA
- a CDS encoding homoserine dehydrogenase produces MKIGLMGLGTVGSGVVRLIEQNGEAIEKKIGQKIEIKKILVKDPEKKRMPQVEGKITIVPEDILEDPEIDVVVEVMGKEHPALEYMKRAIENGKSVVTANKEVISKHGKELIKLANERKVSLLYEASVGGGIPIIRPLKQCLAANKIYEIKGILNGTTNYILTEMKERGMSFEGVLKEAQQKGYAELDPTDDVDGFDAARKLAILCTLSFNKYVVPDDIYTKGIRTISKEDIQYAEELGYTIKLIAFGRIDDDGKLEAWVHPVMISKSNPLNGVNGVYNAILVEGNAVGRLMFYGQGAGMMPTASAVVADVIDVVNHIPGQNGYEDAKVQNIVDTVSKYYIRLTALDKPGVMSKITGVLGQEGISLISVVQKEVRGEYAEIVLITHNAVTGSIFNALKKIEKLEEIDKVANVIKVEGEE; encoded by the coding sequence ATGAAGATTGGTCTTATGGGGCTTGGTACTGTTGGTTCTGGCGTTGTACGCCTTATTGAACAAAATGGAGAAGCCATTGAAAAAAAGATTGGACAAAAAATAGAGATTAAAAAGATACTTGTAAAAGATCCTGAAAAAAAGAGGATGCCTCAGGTAGAGGGGAAAATCACGATAGTGCCTGAGGATATATTGGAAGATCCTGAGATAGATGTTGTTGTTGAAGTAATGGGCAAAGAGCATCCTGCCCTTGAATATATGAAAAGAGCGATTGAAAATGGGAAAAGTGTTGTAACAGCCAATAAAGAGGTAATTTCAAAACACGGTAAAGAACTCATAAAGCTTGCAAATGAAAGGAAAGTAAGCCTTCTTTATGAGGCGTCAGTTGGTGGCGGCATACCGATTATAAGGCCGCTTAAGCAGTGCCTTGCAGCAAATAAGATATACGAAATAAAGGGGATATTGAATGGCACGACAAATTATATCTTGACAGAGATGAAAGAAAGAGGCATGAGCTTTGAAGGTGTATTGAAGGAGGCACAGCAAAAGGGCTATGCAGAGCTTGATCCAACAGATGATGTTGATGGGTTTGACGCTGCAAGAAAGCTTGCAATACTTTGTACGCTTTCATTTAATAAATATGTCGTGCCGGATGATATTTATACAAAAGGTATAAGGACAATATCAAAAGAGGATATACAATATGCAGAAGAATTGGGATATACGATAAAGCTTATAGCCTTTGGCAGAATTGATGATGACGGAAAGCTAGAAGCATGGGTGCACCCGGTAATGATATCAAAAAGTAATCCGTTAAATGGCGTAAATGGTGTGTATAACGCGATATTAGTCGAAGGAAATGCTGTAGGAAGGCTCATGTTTTATGGGCAAGGTGCTGGCATGATGCCGACAGCAAGTGCCGTTGTTGCTGATGTCATCGATGTTGTAAATCACATACCGGGACAAAATGGATACGAAGACGCAAAGGTTCAAAACATTGTGGATACTGTATCTAAGTATTATATAAGGCTTACTGCACTTGATAAGCCGGGTGTCATGAGCAAAATAACAGGTGTCTTGGGCCAAGAAGGTATAAGCTTAATATCTGTTGTACAAAAAGAAGTAAGAGGTGAATATGCGGAGATAGTTTTAATAACGCACAACGCGGTGACAGGGAGCATATTCAATGCACTTAAAAAGATCGAAAAGTTAGAGGAGATAGATAAAGTAGCAAATGTCATAAAAGTTGAGGGGGAAGAATGA